A segment of the Triticum urartu cultivar G1812 unplaced genomic scaffold, Tu2.1 TuUngrouped_contig_5195, whole genome shotgun sequence genome:
TCAAAGCTCTAGTAATGCAACTATCATGAAGTGTAATTTTAATTAAATGTTTCCCTTAAAATGCGAGGCTTATCTCATATAATGCATGCCTAATATTTTTAGGAGTATTTTTACCCATGCAATATCATTAGTTCTTTTTGTACTCACATATTTACTGTTATTTTTTTCCGACGAGCATCCATCTCATACCTTGTTATTTTGTCTATCTTTTTATTTCAGAAGTATAGATTGCACCTTAAAAAAGTCAACTCAAATCACTCTGGTGATGCATATGAAAGATGGAACTCATCGTACAACATGAACAACAAGGGCAATTTCATGCATAATCATGAACATGGAAGATGGAGTGCGTCCTCTAGCGACACTTCCTCTTGGAGTACAAACAACTATGATGCAACAGGTCACTTGGCTCCGGCGATGAACACCCAAAGCAACTTCGACATGGGGTCATACCTCCATGATGGCAGAGTGCCGAGGTATGTTGGGAAACAACCGTCAGATGCAAGAAGATTCACAGGTTTTGGTGACCCTCCCGTCAGCCTATACAACAACATACCCAATGAGATAATGTTAGATGAATTTCCTTCATTCAATTATAGTAATTCCTATGCTGACCTCATGTGTGGCAAGCTAATGGAGACAAGCAAAGGCAAAACCCCTTCCAATCGTCAAAGTTCATTTGCAAATACAACAGTTGGTGGCGGGAGGTCTCTTGTCGCATCACAGGTGAACTTCCCACAGACCAACCAACTAGAGAGCTATGCAATGTCGTTGCCTCTGCAAAATGAAAAGGCACCATTCATAAGCAATACCACATTAGTGGGAGGCTTCACTGAGCAGATGGCACCATTCAACATGGCAAGCAACACAAGCTCAGTAGGAACGATGTTGAATGGTAGCTCTGCACTTGATGCAAGTAGAACTTCAACTAAAGATAATCATCTGGTCAATAGTGAAAGAACTACTTCGATGCTTTACAACCTTCAGACAAACGATTTCTTCTCATTGACTCAGCTACTTGATGGCGGGGATGGAGCTAGCATTCTTCCTATGCAAGAAGGCACACTTGATCAGCAACCTCTTAATGATCAACTGAATGAAATCAATGCCTTCTCAGTGGATGATATATTTTCCAACATGAACCTGGAAGTAAGAGTTTTTCTCATTTGTATGAATCTATGTGC
Coding sequences within it:
- the LOC125528899 gene encoding two-component response regulator ORR24-like; translation: LSVDCDKKVVMKGIEHGASDFMVKPVRTHELKNIWQHVQRWRNPKAISHINDHDSDVQRVQPATAKKSKLPGNKRNVGDDSNKHNESTCVSTTHRKPRVTWTLQLHNKFLEAINQIGLDRAVPKKVLELMNVDYLSRENIASHLQKYRLHLKKVNSNHSGDAYERWNSSYNMNNKGNFMHNHEHGRWSASSSDTSSWSTNNYDATGHLAPAMNTQSNFDMGSYLHDGRVPRYVGKQPSDARRFTGFGDPPVSLYNNIPNEIMLDEFPSFNYSNSYADLMCGKLMETSKGKTPSNRQSSFANTTVGGGRSLVASQVNFPQTNQLESYAMSLPLQNEKAPFISNTTLVGGFTEQMAPFNMASNTSSVGTMLNGSSALDASRTSTKDNHLVNSERTTSMLYNLQTNDFFSLTQLLDGGDGASILPMQEGTLDQQPLNDQLNEINAFSVDDIFSNMNLEVRVFLICMNLCAAYELLSWTCVLK